In one window of Bos javanicus breed banteng chromosome 24, ARS-OSU_banteng_1.0, whole genome shotgun sequence DNA:
- the HRH4 gene encoding histamine H4 receptor gives MYTHGINSSHVMPFTNDTNSSAVMPASKDIYSFSNIALAFLMSLLAFAIMLGNAVVILAFVVDKNLRHRSNYFFLNLAISDFFVGMISIPLFIPHKLFNWEFENNICVFWLTTDYLLCTASVYNIVLISFDRYQSVSNAVSYRARHTGTLKTVTLMVAVWVAAFLVHGPILVSEVRKELRGDCKPEFLKKKHILALTLVFEFLIPVLLVAYFNMYIYWSLWKRSHLSRGHSGFISAPSISGGRSFRNGLFSRPSLSNLEESAASLRSEKSGRKSSLFSSLRTQVNSLTASKTSSLSHSDSLVLHQREHLELRRGKKLAKSLAILLGVFAVCWAPYSLFTIIHSCHGTLSDFLNPVYEFTFWLQWFNSFVNPFLYPLCHKRFQKAFLKLFRVKKQSISSHNRSTSS, from the exons ATGTATACTCATGGCATAAATTCTTCTCATGTGATGCCATTTACTAATGACACAAATTCTTCTGCTGTGATGCCAGCTAGTAaagacatatattctttttcaaacattGCTTTAGCATTTTTAATGAGCTTACTAGCTTTTGCTATAATGCTAGGAAATGCTGTGGTCATTTTAGCTTTTGTGGTGGACAAAAATCTTAGACATCGAAGTAATTACTTTTTCCTTAACTTGGCCATTTCAGACTTCTTTGTTG GTATGATCTCCATTCCTTTATTCATCCCTCACAAGCTCTTCAACTGGGAGTTTGAAAATAACATTTGTGTCTTTTGGCTCACTACTGACTATCTTTTGTGTACAGCATCTGTGTATAACATCGTACTCATCAGCTTTGATCGATATCAGTCAGTCTCCAATGCT GTGTCTTACAGAGCTCGACATACTGGGACCTTGAAGACTGTGACTCTGATGGTGGCCGTCTGGGTGGCGGCCTTCTTAGTGCATGGGCCAATACTAGTTTCAGAGGTTAGGAAGGAATTGCGGGGGGATTGCAAACCTGAATTCCTTAAAAAGAAGCATATCCTTGCCCTCACGTTAGTCTTCGAATTCCTGATCCCAGTCTTGCTAGTGGCTTATTTCAACATGTATATTTACTGGAGCCTATGGAAGCGCAGTCATCTCAGTAGGGGGCATTCTGGATTCATTTCTGCCCCTTCCATTAGCGGCGGACGCTCATTCAGGAATGGACTGTTTTCGAGGCCATCTCTTTCCAACCTGGAGGAATCAGCAGCATCCCTTCGTTCTGAGAAATCAGGAAGGAAGAgcagcctcttttcttccttaAGAACCCAGGTGAATAGTTTAACCGCTTCCAAAACGAGCTCTCTCTCCCATTCGGATTCCCTAGTTCTTCACCAAAGGGAACATCTTGAGCTGCGCAGAGGCAAGAAACTAGCCAAGTCACTGGCCATTCTCTTGggtgtttttgctgtttgctggGCTCCCTACTCTCTGTTCACAATTATTCATTCATGTCATGGCACACTCTCAGATTTCTTAAACCCTGTGTACGAGTTCACATTTTGGCTTCAGTGGTTCAATTCCTTTGTCAATCCTTTTTTGTATCCCCTGTGTCACAAGCGTTTTCAGAAGGCCTTCTTGAAATTATTTCGTGTGAAAAAGCAGTCCATATCATCACACAATCGGTCAACATCTTCTTAA